One Acidimicrobiia bacterium DNA segment encodes these proteins:
- the ispD gene encoding 2-C-methyl-D-erythritol 4-phosphate cytidylyltransferase: MPVWAIVVAAGRGDRFGGAKQFVTLGGARVVDRSVAVARRACDAVVVVLPPGEHWTGESVTAVVEGGATRSESVRAGLAAVPDDVDVVVVHDAARPLASRELFDAVVGAVRAGADAAVPGVAVADTVKRVDGAQVVETVTRDDLVVVQTPQAFRAGALRDAHARSHDATDDAALVERAGGRVVVVPGGRHNLKITDPDDVRIATALLHDEARRP, translated from the coding sequence GTGCCGGTGTGGGCGATCGTCGTCGCGGCAGGTCGCGGCGACCGGTTCGGCGGCGCCAAGCAGTTCGTGACGCTGGGCGGCGCGCGCGTGGTCGATCGCTCCGTCGCGGTCGCGCGCCGCGCGTGTGACGCGGTCGTCGTCGTGTTGCCACCAGGCGAGCACTGGACCGGTGAATCCGTGACCGCGGTCGTCGAAGGCGGCGCGACGCGCTCGGAGTCGGTGCGGGCGGGCCTGGCCGCCGTACCGGACGACGTCGACGTGGTCGTCGTGCACGACGCGGCGCGGCCGCTCGCGTCGCGCGAGCTGTTCGACGCGGTCGTCGGCGCGGTGCGCGCCGGCGCGGACGCCGCCGTGCCCGGCGTCGCGGTCGCGGACACCGTCAAGCGCGTCGACGGTGCGCAGGTCGTCGAGACGGTCACGCGTGACGACCTCGTCGTCGTGCAGACGCCGCAGGCGTTCCGCGCGGGTGCCTTGCGTGACGCGCACGCGCGGTCCCACGACGCGACGGACGACGCTGCACTCGTCGAGCGGGCCGGCGGCCGTGTGGTCGTCGTGCCGGGCGGCCGTCACAACCTGAAGATCACGGATCCGGACGACGTCCGCATCGCGACCGCTCTGCTGCACGACGAGGCGCGGAGACCGTGA
- the disA gene encoding DNA integrity scanning diadenylate cyclase DisA produces the protein MPLQPRSEPMLAALRLVAPGRPLREGLDRIIQAKMGALIVVGDGPDVLSVCSGGFLLDAEFTPQRLSELAKMDGAIILAADCSRVARANVHLVPDPNIPTFETGTRHRTAERVARQIDVPVITVSEDMSVVAIHRRGQKHTLEPVARVLARADQALQILERYKARLDAVSGSLSALEVEDLVTVRDVATVLQRAEMVRRISEEIEGYIIELGTDGRLVLLQLEELMGGVGDDRRLVAKDYFHERGDWELQDVMEKLAALDTEQLVDLREVAAVLNLNADSDLDTPLQPRGFRLLHKVPRLPEIVADHVVERFSNLQKIMRAGVADLVEVEGVGEARARAIKEGLSRLAETSILERYV, from the coding sequence GTGCCGCTCCAGCCGCGATCCGAACCGATGCTCGCCGCGCTCCGGCTCGTCGCCCCCGGCCGTCCGCTGCGTGAGGGCCTCGATCGCATCATCCAGGCCAAGATGGGCGCCCTCATCGTCGTGGGCGACGGCCCCGACGTCCTCAGCGTCTGCTCGGGCGGCTTCCTCCTCGACGCCGAGTTCACGCCCCAGCGGCTCTCGGAGCTGGCGAAGATGGACGGCGCGATCATCCTCGCCGCCGACTGCTCGCGCGTCGCACGTGCGAACGTCCACCTCGTCCCGGACCCGAACATCCCGACGTTCGAGACCGGAACCCGTCACCGCACCGCCGAGCGGGTCGCGCGCCAGATCGACGTGCCCGTCATCACCGTCTCGGAGGACATGTCGGTCGTCGCGATCCATCGGCGCGGGCAGAAGCACACGCTCGAGCCCGTCGCCCGCGTGCTCGCGCGCGCCGACCAGGCGTTGCAGATCCTGGAGCGGTACAAGGCGCGCCTCGACGCCGTGAGCGGGTCGTTGTCGGCGCTCGAGGTGGAGGACCTCGTGACCGTGCGCGACGTCGCGACGGTCCTGCAACGCGCGGAGATGGTCCGGCGCATCTCCGAGGAGATCGAGGGCTACATCATCGAGCTGGGTACCGACGGCCGGCTCGTGCTGCTGCAGCTCGAGGAGCTCATGGGCGGTGTCGGCGACGACCGTCGGCTCGTCGCCAAGGACTACTTCCACGAACGGGGCGACTGGGAGCTGCAGGACGTGATGGAGAAGCTCGCCGCGCTCGACACCGAGCAGCTCGTCGACCTGCGCGAGGTCGCGGCCGTCCTCAACCTCAACGCGGACTCCGATCTCGACACACCGCTGCAGCCGCGCGGCTTCCGCCTGCTCCACAAGGTGCCGCGCCTGCCCGAGATCGTCGCCGACCACGTCGTCGAGCGCTTCTCGAACCTGCAGAAGATCATGCGCGCCGGCGTGGCCGATCTCGTCGAGGTGGAAGGTGTCGGCGAGGCGCGTGCGCGTGCGATCAAGGAAGGGCTGTCGCGTCTCGCCGAGACGTCGATCCTCGAACGGTACGTGTAG
- the cysS gene encoding cysteine--tRNA ligase, which produces MVRLYDTLARRVEELQPREPGRVSMYVCGPTVYDVPHLGHARTAVVFDTVRRYLAWAGNDVTFVSNVTDIDDKIIARAARDDTTEPEIARTYEGVYWRDMDRLGILRPDRAPRATEYVDRMLELVGELVERGHGYVVDGHGVYFAVDTYDGYGALSHRRLEDLLESAGGRVEVDEAKHSPVDFALWKAAKPGEPSWDSPWGPGRPGWHIECAAMSLDLLGECFDLHGGGDDLVFPHHENERAEAEAAGRRFARHWMHSGMLNVGGEKMSKSLGNFTTLADALDAHDPRALRLAILQTHYRKAVELGPDELAASERALDRLDALMRAFEVAGVSLDGVEPDAEVVGAFRAAMDDDFGTPEALGTVFAAAHDANKALSAGDQNRAASLAAAVRSLAGALGIELRSDVGSGDAEIDALVVQRDDARAARDFATADRIRDELAQRGIVLEDTPHGTVWRHS; this is translated from the coding sequence ATGGTCCGCCTGTACGACACGTTGGCGCGCCGCGTGGAGGAGCTGCAGCCGCGCGAGCCCGGCCGGGTGTCGATGTACGTGTGCGGACCGACGGTGTACGACGTTCCCCACCTCGGGCACGCGCGCACGGCGGTCGTGTTCGACACCGTTCGTCGCTATCTCGCGTGGGCGGGGAACGACGTCACGTTCGTCTCGAACGTCACCGACATCGACGACAAGATCATCGCCCGCGCCGCGCGCGACGACACGACCGAGCCGGAGATCGCGCGCACGTACGAAGGCGTGTACTGGCGCGACATGGATCGGCTCGGCATCCTCCGCCCCGACCGAGCACCGCGCGCGACCGAGTACGTCGACCGCATGCTCGAGCTCGTCGGAGAGCTCGTCGAGCGTGGGCACGGTTATGTCGTCGACGGGCACGGCGTGTACTTCGCGGTCGACACGTACGACGGGTACGGCGCGCTCTCGCACCGCAGGCTCGAGGACCTCCTGGAGTCGGCCGGCGGTCGCGTCGAGGTCGACGAGGCGAAGCACAGCCCGGTCGACTTCGCGCTCTGGAAGGCGGCGAAGCCGGGGGAGCCGTCGTGGGACTCGCCGTGGGGACCGGGCCGTCCCGGTTGGCACATCGAGTGCGCCGCGATGTCACTCGACCTGCTGGGCGAGTGCTTCGACCTGCACGGCGGGGGCGACGACCTCGTCTTCCCGCACCACGAGAACGAGCGCGCCGAGGCCGAAGCCGCGGGACGGCGTTTCGCGCGCCACTGGATGCACTCCGGGATGCTCAACGTCGGCGGCGAGAAGATGTCGAAGTCGCTCGGCAACTTCACGACGCTCGCCGACGCGCTCGACGCGCACGACCCTCGCGCGCTGCGGCTCGCGATCCTGCAGACGCACTACCGCAAGGCGGTCGAGCTCGGTCCCGACGAGCTCGCCGCGTCGGAGCGCGCGCTCGACCGGCTCGACGCGCTGATGCGCGCGTTCGAGGTTGCCGGCGTGTCGCTCGACGGCGTCGAACCCGACGCCGAGGTCGTCGGCGCGTTCCGTGCCGCGATGGACGACGACTTCGGCACGCCCGAGGCGCTCGGCACCGTGTTCGCCGCCGCGCACGACGCGAACAAGGCGCTGAGCGCGGGCGACCAGAACCGTGCCGCGTCGCTCGCGGCCGCCGTGAGGTCGCTCGCGGGCGCGCTCGGCATCGAGCTGCGCAGCGACGTCGGTTCCGGCGACGCGGAGATCGACGCGCTCGTCGTGCAGCGCGACGACGCACGTGCGGCGCGCGACTTCGCGACCGCCGACCGCATCCGCGACGAGCTCGCGCAGCGGGGGATCGTGCTCGAGGACACTCCGCACGGCACGGTGTGGCGGCACAGCTGA
- a CDS encoding PIN domain-containing protein: MFVEVVRLFMVVLFTAAGYWLGRDTGSTAATASGIAAMLGCLVGYVMGGLFGRLLERAVGVVERRVERLPAAQVIAGFVGACIGGLAGAILAAPIVLVAPPQLSLPSGGILVWTGGYLGFRIAAGKSTELFHLVGLSTRPLVRAHPFDGEDGFLVDTSAVMDGKLLPLVTAGLFRDDLMVPRFVLDELQGLADAPDVKRARRAQRGLEMLDVVRRDSPLRVYVLDDEVPEIAAVDAKLVALAKRLQLRLLTTDTNLVRVAEVQGVPTCNLRQLATDLGPEVTAGEVLEVDLTKPGREPGQGVGFLDDGSMVVVNGGADLVGAGRVPLVATSVVPTSVGRIVFARPAEDDAEGG; the protein is encoded by the coding sequence ATGTTCGTCGAGGTCGTGCGCCTGTTCATGGTCGTGCTGTTCACCGCGGCCGGCTACTGGCTCGGTCGCGACACCGGCAGCACGGCGGCGACGGCGTCGGGCATCGCCGCGATGCTCGGCTGCCTCGTCGGGTACGTCATGGGCGGGCTGTTCGGCCGGTTGCTCGAGCGCGCGGTCGGCGTCGTGGAGCGCCGCGTCGAGCGCCTCCCGGCCGCGCAGGTCATCGCGGGGTTCGTGGGCGCGTGCATCGGTGGTCTCGCGGGCGCCATCCTCGCGGCACCGATCGTGCTCGTCGCGCCGCCCCAGCTCTCGCTGCCGTCGGGCGGGATCCTCGTGTGGACGGGCGGCTACCTCGGGTTCCGCATCGCGGCCGGCAAGAGCACCGAGCTCTTCCACCTCGTCGGCCTGTCGACCCGCCCGCTCGTGCGCGCGCACCCGTTCGACGGCGAGGACGGGTTTCTCGTGGACACCTCTGCGGTGATGGACGGGAAGCTGCTCCCGCTCGTCACCGCGGGTCTCTTCCGCGACGACCTGATGGTGCCGCGCTTCGTGCTCGACGAGCTCCAGGGTCTCGCCGACGCCCCCGACGTGAAGCGTGCGCGTCGCGCGCAGCGCGGGCTCGAGATGCTCGACGTCGTACGCCGCGACTCTCCGCTGCGCGTGTACGTGCTCGACGACGAGGTCCCGGAGATCGCGGCCGTCGACGCGAAGCTCGTCGCGCTCGCGAAGCGCCTGCAGCTCCGGCTGCTCACGACCGACACGAACCTCGTGCGCGTCGCCGAGGTGCAAGGCGTGCCGACGTGCAACCTGCGCCAGCTCGCAACCGACCTCGGCCCCGAGGTGACGGCCGGCGAGGTGCTCGAGGTCGACCTGACGAAGCCGGGCCGCGAGCCCGGTCAGGGCGTCGGGTTCCTCGACGACGGCTCGATGGTCGTCGTCAACGGCGGCGCGGACCTCGTCGGCGCGGGCCGCGTGCCGTTGGTCGCGACGTCCGTCGTCCCCACGTCGGTCGGTCGCATCGTGTTCGCGCGCCCGGCCGAGGACGACGCCGAAGGCGGGTAA
- a CDS encoding Crp/Fnr family transcriptional regulator, with translation MPERRLLDTTELFAALPPDVLDDLSAKARVRSLRRNELLFVQGDPSSELFVVLDGRIAVLSRSTDGRESVVAVLDGGGLFGELGLFDGGRRSADARALTDARLLALDYDPVQEVLRDRPELLWVIVRLLARRLRATDEALADAQFLDVPARTAKRLLEAAGDADEFRLAMTQEELAGLVGASRERVNKALALFVRLGWVEPKGRGRYKLLDREALEQRANP, from the coding sequence GTGCCCGAGCGTCGCCTTCTCGACACGACCGAGCTCTTCGCGGCGCTGCCACCCGACGTGCTGGACGACCTGAGCGCCAAGGCGCGCGTCCGGTCGTTGCGGCGCAACGAGCTGCTGTTCGTCCAGGGCGACCCGTCGAGCGAGCTGTTCGTCGTGCTCGACGGTCGCATCGCGGTGCTGAGCCGTTCGACGGACGGGCGGGAGTCGGTCGTCGCGGTGCTCGACGGTGGCGGGCTGTTCGGCGAGCTGGGGCTCTTCGACGGCGGTCGCCGCTCGGCCGACGCGCGCGCGCTGACCGATGCCCGCCTCCTCGCGCTCGACTACGACCCGGTGCAGGAGGTGCTCCGCGACCGACCCGAGCTGCTGTGGGTGATCGTTCGCCTGCTCGCCCGGAGGTTGCGGGCGACGGACGAGGCGCTCGCGGACGCGCAGTTCCTCGACGTGCCCGCGCGGACCGCGAAGCGGCTGCTCGAGGCGGCCGGCGACGCGGACGAGTTCCGGCTCGCGATGACGCAGGAGGAGCTCGCCGGTCTGGTGGGTGCGTCACGCGAGCGGGTCAACAAGGCCCTCGCGCTGTTCGTCCGGCTCGGCTGGGTCGAGCCGAAGGGCCGCGGCCGTTACAAGCTCCTCGACCGCGAAGCACTCGAGCAGCGCGCGAACCCGTGA
- the ispF gene encoding 2-C-methyl-D-erythritol 2,4-cyclodiphosphate synthase: MSGRVGMGFDVHPFSSDGARPLVLGGVTIDGAGLDGHSDADVVAHAVADAVLGAAALPDLGTLFPASDEQYRGASSIELLTEVAGRVAQRRLWVVNVDVVVAAEQPRLAPHVEQMGENLVAALAAAREPMGEALRVSVKAKRAEGLGAIGRAEGIAAWAVALLERG, translated from the coding sequence GTGAGCGGGCGCGTCGGGATGGGCTTCGACGTGCATCCGTTCTCGTCCGACGGGGCGCGGCCGCTCGTGCTCGGGGGCGTGACGATCGACGGCGCCGGGCTCGACGGCCATTCCGATGCCGATGTCGTCGCGCACGCCGTGGCGGACGCCGTCCTCGGCGCCGCCGCGCTGCCGGACCTCGGCACGCTGTTCCCGGCCTCGGACGAGCAGTATCGGGGCGCGTCGTCGATCGAGTTGCTCACAGAGGTCGCGGGGCGCGTCGCGCAGCGTCGGCTCTGGGTCGTCAACGTCGACGTCGTCGTCGCGGCGGAGCAGCCGAGGCTCGCACCGCACGTCGAGCAGATGGGCGAGAACCTGGTCGCCGCGCTCGCCGCCGCGCGTGAACCGATGGGCGAGGCGCTGCGCGTCTCGGTGAAGGCGAAGCGGGCCGAGGGCCTGGGCGCGATCGGCCGCGCGGAGGGCATCGCCGCGTGGGCGGTCGCGCTCCTCGAACGCGGCTGA
- a CDS encoding HAD family hydrolase, giving the protein MARLVVGFDLDMTLVDSRPGIRASCDALARETGTFVDTELVLSRLGAPLEVELANWFPAERVDAAADRYRTIYARLGVPGTLAMPGAHEALAAVRRASGTSLVVTAKDTANARACVEHVGLDVDVVEGLVWGAGKGDVLARHGAHVFVGDSPPDVLGARTAGAVPVGVTTGPHDAQELREAGADVVLTTLHDFAAWLETSTNA; this is encoded by the coding sequence ATGGCACGGCTCGTCGTCGGGTTCGACCTCGACATGACGCTGGTGGACTCCCGCCCCGGCATCCGTGCGTCCTGCGACGCGCTCGCGCGCGAGACCGGGACGTTCGTGGACACCGAGCTCGTGCTCTCCCGGCTGGGGGCCCCGCTCGAGGTCGAGCTCGCGAACTGGTTCCCGGCCGAGCGCGTCGACGCCGCCGCGGACCGCTACCGCACGATCTACGCGCGCCTCGGCGTGCCCGGCACGCTCGCCATGCCCGGCGCGCACGAGGCGCTCGCGGCGGTGCGTCGCGCGTCCGGCACTTCCCTCGTCGTGACGGCCAAGGACACCGCGAACGCGCGCGCCTGCGTCGAGCACGTCGGTCTGGACGTCGACGTCGTCGAGGGGCTCGTGTGGGGCGCGGGCAAGGGCGACGTCCTCGCGCGTCACGGCGCGCACGTGTTCGTCGGCGACAGCCCGCCCGACGTGCTGGGCGCGCGCACCGCGGGCGCGGTCCCCGTCGGCGTGACGACCGGGCCGCACGACGCCCAGGAGCTGCGCGAGGCCGGCGCGGACGTCGTCCTCACCACGCTGCACGACTTCGCGGCGTGGCTCGAGACGTCGACGAACGCCTGA
- a CDS encoding dienelactone hydrolase family protein: MGLLAEGTHEPFVERVTIRSADGTTVPTIHARPEGLPLGGLVLVTDIMGVRELFDDTARRLASHGLAVAAPEPFAHVPGYESLDANARMAQMKDLVDDVQLDDLARAADLLVVEDDVSDVAVLGFCMGGMYTLKAAATGRFDRAVAFYGMICLPDAWRGPRQRDALDTAADTCPTLAIFGGDDPFTPTEDIDALRAAFAGLPDHEVVVYPGAQHGFVHAPDRDAHRPDDAADAWRRALSFLLG; the protein is encoded by the coding sequence ATGGGACTGCTCGCCGAGGGAACACACGAGCCGTTCGTCGAGCGTGTCACGATCCGGAGCGCCGACGGCACGACGGTGCCGACGATCCACGCGCGGCCCGAGGGGTTGCCGCTCGGCGGGCTCGTGCTCGTCACCGACATCATGGGCGTGCGCGAGCTGTTCGATGACACCGCCCGTCGTCTCGCGTCGCACGGTCTCGCGGTCGCCGCGCCGGAGCCGTTCGCGCACGTTCCGGGCTACGAGTCGCTCGACGCGAACGCCCGCATGGCGCAGATGAAGGACCTCGTCGACGACGTGCAGCTCGACGACCTGGCCCGTGCCGCGGACCTGCTCGTCGTCGAGGACGACGTGTCGGATGTCGCGGTGCTCGGCTTCTGCATGGGCGGGATGTACACGCTGAAGGCCGCCGCGACCGGTCGGTTCGACCGCGCGGTTGCGTTCTACGGGATGATCTGCCTGCCCGACGCGTGGCGCGGTCCCCGACAGCGTGACGCGCTCGACACCGCGGCGGACACGTGCCCGACCCTCGCGATCTTCGGCGGCGACGACCCGTTCACGCCGACGGAGGACATCGACGCGCTGCGCGCCGCGTTCGCCGGTCTTCCCGACCACGAGGTCGTCGTGTACCCGGGCGCGCAGCACGGCTTCGTGCACGCACCGGACCGCGACGCGCACCGCCCCGACGACGCCGCCGACGCGTGGCGCCGCGCGCTGTCGTTCCTGTTGGGCTAG
- a CDS encoding CarD family transcriptional regulator translates to MAFDVGDKVVYPHHGAATIERREKKDVFGEKRDYLVLRLAYGDLTLMVPADNAEEIGLRDVINDEEVEEVFAVLRKKEARMPTNWSRRFKNHVEKLKSGDIYQVAEVVRNLTIREKDKGLSAGEKRMLGKARQILVSELTFAIGVDEDAAEAKLDEVLTK, encoded by the coding sequence ATGGCGTTCGACGTCGGTGACAAGGTGGTCTACCCCCATCACGGGGCGGCGACGATCGAGCGACGTGAGAAGAAGGACGTCTTCGGCGAGAAGCGCGACTACCTGGTCCTGCGCCTCGCGTACGGCGATCTCACGCTGATGGTCCCGGCCGACAACGCCGAGGAGATCGGCCTCCGTGACGTCATCAACGACGAGGAGGTCGAGGAGGTGTTCGCGGTGCTCCGCAAGAAGGAGGCGCGGATGCCGACCAACTGGTCGCGCCGCTTCAAGAACCACGTCGAGAAGCTCAAGAGCGGCGACATCTACCAGGTCGCCGAGGTGGTCCGGAACCTCACGATCCGTGAGAAGGACAAGGGCCTGTCGGCCGGCGAGAAGCGGATGCTCGGCAAGGCCCGCCAGATCCTCGTCTCGGAGCTGACCTTCGCCATCGGCGTCGACGAGGACGCCGCCGAGGCCAAGCTCGACGAGGTCCTGACGAAGTAG
- the radA gene encoding DNA repair protein RadA, whose amino-acid sequence MPKTRTVHRCRECGAAAPRWLGRCPECGEWGSLVEEATGPSPSSGAVLRAGAERPVPVREIDPVATLRRSTGIDELDRVLDGGLVPGSVTLLGGEPGMGKSTLLLQALAAMCDRGARALLVTAEESKEQVRLRASRLGTTPDDLFVLAETSLPDVLAHVDALDPHVVAIDSIQTVVDPDVGGVAGSVAQVRECAARLVRMAKERDVVTLLVGHVTKDGSLAGPRVLEHAVDTVLAFDGDRHHALRLVHALKHRFGSTGELGLFEMTERGLVGVDDPSALFLADRRPGAPGSVVTAVLEGARPLLVEVQALVAPAANSTMPRRTVQGLDPGRVSLVIAVLQQRVRRGSLGACDVWASVAGGVRVREAAADLAAALALASARAGAPVAADIVAVGEVGLGGEVRQAAHTARRLAEAARLGFRRAIAPTTAPDVDGMEVVRVADVGEALLAVGLGRDRTRPVPPRDDDAGEPAMVPTRGTARVLRAVGPATGDTRHRW is encoded by the coding sequence ATGCCGAAGACACGCACGGTCCACCGCTGTCGCGAGTGCGGAGCCGCCGCGCCCCGCTGGCTCGGGCGCTGCCCGGAGTGCGGCGAGTGGGGGAGCCTGGTCGAGGAGGCGACCGGTCCGTCGCCGTCGTCGGGTGCCGTGCTGCGCGCGGGCGCGGAGCGACCCGTCCCCGTCCGCGAGATCGATCCCGTCGCGACGCTTCGGCGGTCGACGGGGATCGACGAGCTCGATCGCGTGCTCGACGGGGGGCTCGTCCCCGGGTCGGTCACGTTGCTCGGCGGCGAGCCGGGGATGGGGAAGAGCACGCTGCTCCTCCAGGCGCTCGCGGCGATGTGCGATCGCGGCGCACGCGCGCTGCTCGTCACCGCGGAGGAGTCGAAGGAACAGGTGCGGCTGCGTGCGTCGCGGCTCGGCACCACGCCGGACGATCTGTTCGTCCTCGCCGAGACGTCGCTCCCGGACGTGCTCGCGCACGTCGACGCGCTCGACCCGCACGTCGTCGCGATCGACTCGATCCAGACCGTCGTCGATCCCGACGTCGGCGGCGTGGCGGGCTCGGTCGCGCAGGTGCGGGAGTGCGCGGCCCGGCTCGTGCGGATGGCGAAGGAGCGCGACGTCGTCACGCTGCTCGTCGGCCACGTCACCAAGGACGGGTCGCTCGCCGGGCCGCGCGTGCTCGAGCACGCGGTCGACACCGTCCTCGCTTTCGACGGCGATCGCCACCACGCGCTGCGGCTGGTGCACGCGTTGAAGCACCGGTTCGGGTCCACCGGCGAGCTCGGGCTGTTCGAGATGACCGAGCGCGGCCTCGTCGGTGTCGACGACCCGTCCGCGCTCTTCCTCGCCGACCGCCGGCCCGGAGCACCCGGCTCCGTCGTCACCGCGGTCCTCGAGGGCGCGCGCCCGTTGCTCGTCGAGGTGCAGGCGCTCGTCGCGCCGGCGGCCAACAGCACGATGCCGCGCCGCACGGTGCAGGGTCTCGACCCCGGCCGTGTCTCGCTGGTGATCGCCGTCCTGCAACAGCGCGTGCGCCGCGGGTCGCTCGGGGCCTGCGACGTGTGGGCGAGCGTGGCGGGTGGCGTGCGCGTCCGGGAGGCGGCCGCCGACCTCGCGGCCGCGCTCGCGCTGGCGAGCGCCCGAGCCGGTGCGCCCGTCGCGGCGGACATCGTCGCGGTCGGTGAGGTCGGTCTCGGCGGCGAGGTACGCCAGGCCGCGCACACCGCGCGTCGGCTCGCGGAGGCGGCCCGCCTGGGGTTCCGGCGGGCGATCGCGCCGACGACCGCGCCGGATGTCGACGGGATGGAGGTCGTGCGGGTTGCCGACGTCGGGGAGGCGCTGCTCGCGGTCGGACTCGGCCGCGACCGCACGCGACCCGTCCCACCCCGCGACGACGACGCCGGCGAACCCGCCATGGTGCCGACCCGGGGCACGGCTCGCGTGCTCCGGGCGGTCGGGCCGGCGACCGGCGACACGCGGCATCGCTGGTAA
- a CDS encoding LytR C-terminal domain-containing protein, whose product MSESGGTFLPGGEQGPRRPRNSGGGTPSHGIGVHTTRAARGAGLIALAVILGIVLLQVVDKGNTGPIGDRSAAKHAVTTTTTTGAATSSTTATTAPPASTTTGAAATRPPSQVVVDVLNGSGTAGVAGQLTTQLKGKGYQTITPGDTTHRTGSVVYYRSGFEREATALATLVPNNPKVAAMPSPAPQNADSSANVVVVIGA is encoded by the coding sequence ATGAGTGAATCCGGCGGCACGTTCCTTCCCGGTGGCGAGCAGGGGCCGCGGCGGCCGCGCAACTCGGGCGGCGGCACGCCGTCGCACGGCATCGGCGTGCACACGACGCGCGCGGCGCGTGGCGCGGGTCTGATCGCGCTCGCGGTGATCCTCGGCATCGTCCTGCTCCAGGTCGTCGACAAGGGCAACACCGGCCCGATCGGTGACCGCAGCGCCGCGAAGCACGCGGTCACGACGACGACCACGACCGGCGCCGCGACGTCGTCGACGACCGCGACCACGGCGCCGCCCGCGTCGACCACGACGGGCGCCGCCGCGACGCGGCCACCGAGCCAGGTCGTCGTCGACGTGCTCAACGGCTCGGGCACCGCGGGCGTCGCCGGTCAGCTCACGACGCAGCTCAAGGGCAAGGGCTACCAGACGATCACACCGGGCGACACGACCCATCGGACCGGATCGGTCGTGTACTACCGCTCCGGGTTCGAGCGCGAGGCGACCGCGCTGGCCACGCTCGTGCCGAACAACCCGAAGGTCGCGGCGATGCCGTCGCCGGCGCCGCAGAACGCCGACTCGAGCGCGAACGTCGTCGTCGTCATCGGCGCCTGA
- the rlmB gene encoding 23S rRNA (guanosine(2251)-2'-O)-methyltransferase RlmB translates to MAAQLNRRRRPRDRATGGEQVEGRRSVRELLRAGRRRTRQVWMADDNAPAAVLDEIVDLAAERGVPVRHVPAARLESAARTDAPQGVLAFADPLPEADVDALLHDPHAFLVVLDGVTDPHNVGSILRSAEGAGATGAVLPRHRAAGLGPTVAKASAGAIEHVPVARVGGIPATLERASRAGVWTVGLDGDAVDDLFALDLADRPIALVLGSEGRGLSRLAAARCDVLVRIPMHGAVESLNVSVAAALACYEVARKRGAEPEVGFEPTT, encoded by the coding sequence GTGGCGGCACAGCTGAACCGGCGCCGGCGACCGCGCGATCGCGCGACCGGCGGGGAGCAGGTCGAGGGCCGGCGATCGGTGCGCGAGCTCTTGCGCGCCGGTCGTCGCCGGACGCGCCAGGTGTGGATGGCCGACGACAACGCGCCCGCCGCGGTGCTCGACGAGATCGTCGACCTCGCAGCGGAGCGGGGCGTTCCCGTCCGGCACGTCCCCGCCGCGCGTCTGGAATCAGCCGCACGCACGGACGCGCCGCAAGGCGTGCTGGCGTTCGCGGATCCGCTCCCCGAGGCCGACGTCGACGCCTTGTTGCACGATCCGCATGCGTTCCTGGTCGTGCTCGACGGCGTCACCGATCCGCACAACGTCGGATCGATCCTCCGGAGCGCGGAAGGCGCGGGAGCAACCGGCGCGGTGCTGCCGCGACACCGCGCGGCGGGGCTCGGACCGACGGTCGCGAAGGCCTCCGCGGGCGCGATCGAGCACGTGCCCGTCGCGAGGGTCGGCGGCATCCCGGCGACGCTCGAGCGCGCGTCGCGTGCGGGCGTGTGGACCGTCGGTCTCGACGGCGACGCGGTCGACGACCTGTTCGCGCTCGATCTCGCCGACCGCCCGATCGCGCTCGTGCTCGGGTCGGAGGGACGCGGGCTGTCGCGGCTCGCGGCCGCGCGCTGCGACGTGCTCGTGCGCATCCCGATGCACGGCGCAGTCGAGTCGCTCAACGTCAGCGTCGCCGCCGCCCTCGCCTGCTACGAGGTGGCGCGCAAACGGGGTGCGGAGCCGGAGGTCGGATTCGAACCGACGACCTGA
- a CDS encoding DUF3263 domain-containing protein yields MPLSDRDRAILDLERTWWRSSASKESQIRDRLRLSPARYYRLLASLADEDSALAYDPLTVKRLRRRRAARQAARVHGRQERKT; encoded by the coding sequence ATGCCGCTCTCCGACCGCGATCGCGCGATCCTCGATCTCGAACGCACCTGGTGGCGGTCGTCGGCGTCGAAGGAGTCGCAGATCCGCGACCGGCTGCGTCTCTCACCGGCGCGCTACTACCGGTTGCTCGCGTCGCTGGCCGACGAGGACTCCGCTCTTGCGTACGACCCGCTCACCGTCAAGCGTCTGCGTCGCCGTCGCGCCGCGCGCCAAGCTGCACGCGTGCACGGACGCCAGGAGCGGAAGACATGA